From Daucus carota subsp. sativus chromosome 6, DH1 v3.0, whole genome shotgun sequence, the proteins below share one genomic window:
- the LOC108226123 gene encoding uncharacterized protein LOC108226123 — translation MFNLWFLFHLVRSVDSLDACIYAEIRTRIPETISWDYNFEPAGSTPLSFTVKSEALKEAIDDLEWPGSSIQVSLQPAPPVVTFRGEGHGDLQLDFMYYANTDLLTAFHCDRQESHRYKYKFLRATTSNIPSSVIKENRGSKLTIGRGGMSKVQHLVSVAKPSNSHSHADSAGYLQPSRIAYIEFFVKPEVEDDNADD, via the exons ATGtttaacctttggtttttatttCATTTGGTTAGGTCTGTTGATTCGTTAGATGCATGTATTTATGCGGAGATCAGGACAAGAATCCCTGAAACAATTTCATGGGACTACAACTTTGAGCCTGCAGGAAGCACTCCTCTGAGTTTTACTGTTA AGTCAGAAGCTTTAAAGGAAGCCATTGATGATCTAGAATGGCCAGGCTCGAGCATCCAAGTAAGCCTCCAACCAGCTCCTCCAGTTGTTACATTTAGAGGTGAAGGCCATGGAGACTTGCAG CTGG ATTTCATGTATTATGCAAATACTGATCTGTTGACTGCATTCCATTGTGATCGCCAGGAATCGCACAG GTACAAGTACAAGTTCCTTCGTGCAACAACTTCCAACATACCAAGCAGTGTTATCAAAGAAAATCGAGGAAGCAAGTTGACCATTGGACGCGGTGGAATGTCGAAAGTTCAGCACCTGGTTTCAGTTGCAAAACCATCAAACTCACATTCCCATGCTGATTCAGCTGGCTATCTGCAACCAAGCCGTATTGCTTATATTGAGTTTTTTGTCAAACCAGAGGTTGAGGATGATAACGCAGATGATTAA